The Faecalibacterium prausnitzii genome includes a window with the following:
- a CDS encoding RluA family pseudouridine synthase, with product MEQREFIVEAEGAGQRIDRFLSGEDTGLSRSALQALVADGHVLCNGKAPVKSLKLKAGDIILLEIPDARPIEAVPQEIPLDIVFEDAHLLVVNKPKGMVVHPAPGNPDGTLVNALLWHCKGSLSGIGGEIRPGIVHRIDKDTSGLLVVAKDDATHIGLSQQMAVHSVERAYHTIVYGGFAQDEGFVESHLGRSKTDRKKMAVYPSTEPHTKYAYTGYRVLERLGEFTMLECRLKTGRTHQIRVHMASIHHPVAGDPVYGPHNCITSLHGQCLHAKTLGFVHPITGEHLRFDSELPDYFTRFLTTLRQRTGGNNE from the coding sequence ATGGAACAGCGTGAATTTATCGTGGAAGCGGAGGGCGCAGGCCAGCGCATCGACCGCTTTTTGAGCGGGGAGGATACCGGCCTTTCCCGCAGTGCGCTGCAGGCGCTGGTGGCAGATGGCCATGTGCTGTGCAACGGCAAGGCCCCGGTTAAAAGCCTGAAGCTCAAGGCCGGCGACATCATCCTGCTGGAGATCCCGGACGCCCGGCCCATTGAGGCCGTGCCGCAGGAGATCCCGCTGGACATCGTGTTTGAGGATGCGCACCTGCTGGTGGTCAACAAGCCCAAGGGCATGGTGGTACACCCGGCCCCCGGCAACCCGGACGGCACATTGGTCAATGCGCTGCTGTGGCACTGCAAGGGCAGCCTTTCCGGCATCGGCGGCGAGATCCGCCCCGGCATCGTCCACCGCATTGATAAGGACACCAGCGGCCTTCTCGTCGTCGCCAAGGACGACGCCACCCACATCGGCCTGTCCCAGCAGATGGCGGTCCACAGCGTGGAGCGGGCTTACCATACCATCGTCTACGGCGGCTTTGCACAGGACGAGGGCTTTGTGGAGTCCCATCTGGGCCGCTCGAAGACCGACCGCAAGAAGATGGCCGTCTACCCGTCCACCGAACCCCACACCAAGTATGCCTACACCGGCTACCGGGTGCTGGAACGCCTGGGCGAGTTCACGATGCTGGAATGCCGCCTGAAAACAGGCCGCACCCACCAGATCCGCGTTCACATGGCGTCCATCCATCACCCGGTGGCAGGGGACCCGGTCTATGGCCCGCACAACTGCATCACCAGCCTCCACGGCCAGTGTCTTCATGCCAAAACACTGGGCTTCGTCCACCCCATCACGGGCGAGCATCTGCGGTTCGACTCCGAACTGCCGGATTACTTCACCCGCTTTCTGACCACGCTCCGTCAGCGCACAGGAGGAAACAACGAATGA
- a CDS encoding HAD hydrolase family protein, with protein MSNSIENTLVLCDLDNLLLNAEGSLPQLHRDVLQLFASRGGKLTIYSQRSPKVVRSLLGGVRLSAPALVCGGVLAYNFAEGTGTALCSFAGMEESVLRVLPGVPGVGIALQMKNGSTRVLRMSESLEAHLRQEWTTFVLSNAADVRGEDVLRILFYQDNKQVPLTALLEKALGEATVTLRAERMGPDVLALLPGSVSGSAMVQAICSPAGYSAEQLTVLADCTQMAELVHLAGNSVVPADAPAELRLAARQTTLTDHDAGAAAELLYGMVRSAETSA; from the coding sequence ATGAGCAATTCCATCGAAAATACGCTGGTCCTCTGCGATCTCGACAACCTTCTTCTGAACGCAGAGGGCAGCCTGCCCCAGCTCCACCGCGATGTGCTGCAGCTGTTTGCCAGCCGCGGCGGCAAGCTGACCATCTACTCCCAGCGGTCGCCCAAGGTGGTGCGTTCTCTGCTGGGCGGGGTACGGCTCAGCGCACCCGCGCTGGTCTGCGGCGGTGTGCTGGCCTACAACTTTGCCGAGGGCACGGGCACGGCCCTGTGCAGCTTTGCCGGGATGGAGGAATCCGTCCTCCGGGTGCTGCCCGGTGTGCCGGGCGTCGGCATCGCCTTGCAGATGAAGAACGGCTCCACCCGTGTGCTGCGGATGAGCGAGTCTCTGGAAGCCCACCTGCGGCAGGAGTGGACCACCTTTGTGCTGAGCAATGCGGCGGACGTCCGGGGAGAGGATGTGCTGCGCATCCTGTTCTATCAGGACAACAAGCAGGTCCCCCTGACGGCGCTGCTGGAAAAGGCGCTGGGCGAGGCCACCGTGACCCTCCGCGCCGAGCGGATGGGTCCGGATGTGCTGGCGCTTCTGCCGGGCAGTGTGTCCGGCAGTGCGATGGTCCAGGCCATCTGCTCCCCGGCAGGCTATTCTGCCGAGCAGCTGACCGTTCTGGCCGACTGCACCCAGATGGCAGAGCTGGTCCATCTGGCGGGGAACAGCGTCGTCCCCGCCGATGCCCCGGCTGAGCTGCGCCTTGCCGCCAGGCAGACCACCCTCACCGATCACGATGCCGGTGCTGCGGCGGAGCTGCTCTATGGCATGGTGCGCTCTGCGGAAACGTCTGCGTAA
- a CDS encoding ComEA family DNA-binding protein, producing the protein MKETGSQASARRHERLFLLCAAAAAAVCILLAAALAPPRLTPKAASETPMVQLIRVDLNTADLETLCVLPNVGEKRAQAILEYRGTHGPFRHVADAAEVPGLSESIVASWDGLAYVS; encoded by the coding sequence ATGAAGGAAACCGGTTCTCAGGCATCTGCCCGGCGGCACGAGCGGCTGTTTTTGCTGTGTGCGGCAGCGGCGGCTGCGGTCTGCATCCTACTGGCGGCTGCCCTTGCGCCGCCCAGGCTGACGCCAAAGGCAGCATCCGAAACGCCCATGGTCCAGCTCATCCGGGTGGACCTCAACACAGCAGACCTCGAAACGCTCTGCGTCCTGCCAAACGTCGGCGAAAAGCGGGCGCAGGCAATCCTGGAATACCGCGGCACACACGGTCCGTTCCGGCATGTTGCGGATGCGGCCGAGGTGCCCGGCCTCAGCGAGAGCATTGTGGCTTCCTGGGACGGACTGGCCTATGTGAGCTGA
- a CDS encoding M23 family metallopeptidase → MRAEMGRAGRKKILRRATATGVLAALLLGLVAGVVLPARAKSAERAAPVGALLEPAKPSKALCFPLGTTAFRVSDAYGWRADPFTGAEAFHRGVDLACAEGTPVLAALGGTVTAARRSGTYGNYLRISHPGGQETVYAHMQYLYVRAGEVVSAGQCLGTAGQTGRSTGAHLHFEFLTQGIRYDPAKALGLP, encoded by the coding sequence ATGCGGGCAGAAATGGGACGAGCAGGTAGAAAGAAGATCCTCAGGCGGGCAACGGCGACCGGGGTGCTGGCGGCGCTGTTGCTGGGACTGGTGGCAGGCGTCGTGCTCCCGGCACGGGCTAAAAGTGCAGAACGGGCGGCCCCGGTGGGTGCGTTGCTGGAACCGGCAAAGCCGAGCAAAGCGCTCTGCTTTCCGCTGGGGACCACGGCATTCCGCGTTTCGGACGCCTATGGCTGGCGGGCAGACCCCTTCACCGGGGCAGAAGCCTTTCACCGTGGAGTAGACCTTGCCTGCGCAGAGGGGACGCCTGTTCTGGCGGCGCTGGGCGGCACCGTGACCGCCGCCCGCCGCAGCGGGACCTACGGCAACTACCTGCGCATCTCGCACCCCGGCGGGCAGGAGACGGTCTATGCCCACATGCAGTATCTTTATGTCCGGGCAGGGGAGGTGGTGTCTGCGGGCCAGTGCCTGGGGACCGCCGGGCAGACGGGCCGGTCTACCGGTGCCCACCTGCACTTTGAATTTCTGACACAGGGCATCCGGTACGACCCGGCCAAGGCGCTGGGCCTGCCATGA
- a CDS encoding metalloprotease, whose translation MKRALHIGPLVFRDPVLLCGALYVLLWFDASGFLRLGLCAAFLHEWGHILVYWAMFRTFPTIEVTLTGFCMRTRGRSMTPQQTFWLAAAGPLTNVLLAALWAVRLEQEATIRGSAFWAANLLTGAFNLLPIPPLDGAQMGLALWEALRQRNQGLQFPRKSGKIKRMKKRSVNGGT comes from the coding sequence ATGAAGCGGGCGCTGCACATCGGGCCGCTCGTCTTCCGGGACCCGGTCCTGCTCTGCGGAGCTCTCTATGTGCTGCTCTGGTTCGACGCCAGCGGCTTTCTGCGGCTGGGGCTGTGCGCGGCCTTCCTCCACGAGTGGGGGCATATTCTGGTCTACTGGGCGATGTTCCGCACATTCCCGACCATCGAAGTGACCCTGACCGGCTTCTGTATGCGCACACGGGGCCGCAGCATGACGCCGCAGCAGACGTTTTGGCTGGCCGCAGCCGGGCCGCTGACGAACGTTCTGCTGGCGGCTCTCTGGGCCGTCCGGCTCGAACAGGAGGCCACCATCCGGGGCAGCGCGTTCTGGGCGGCCAATCTCCTGACCGGGGCGTTCAACCTCCTGCCCATCCCGCCGCTGGATGGGGCGCAGATGGGCCTTGCCCTCTGGGAGGCGCTGCGGCAGCGAAATCAAGGATTGCAATTCCCCCGGAAATCGGGTAAAATAAAACGAATGAAGAAACGTTCTGTCAATGGAGGAACTTGA
- a CDS encoding TIGR03960 family B12-binding radical SAM protein: MFDPKLKEALGRVQKPGRYTGGEPGSVYKDKEKMDVRFAFCFPDTYEVGMSFLGEKILYELLNSHANWWCERAFMPWLDMKAEMERLGLPLYTMESKDPLTAFDAVGFTLQYELSYTNILAMLDLAHIPFYAKDRDESWPLIVAGGPCACNSEPIADFFDVIQLGEGENQLPGICAEIEKAKKEGGVSKKELLRRIAKIPGIYIPAFYDVAYQEDGRVKSITPNEPDIPAVITKAIIKDLNEFAPPTNFVVPMVGAIQDRASIEVLRGCVRGCRFCQAGFLYRPMRQRDAGLLNRAAKDLCANTGYEELSLSSLSTSDHSQLEELLDDLNEWAPQEHVSLSLPSLRMDNFSQSLIEKTTKVRKSGLTFAAEAGTQRLRDVINKNVTWDEIEKTCSIAFANGYSSVKLYFMMGLPTETMEDIEGIAETAQKVVDLYYNTPHAKGRGVQVTISCSCFVPKPHTPFQFVPMDTEEMLREKQKHLVECARARSRKIRVNYHDSKTSFLEGVFAKGDRRLAPVILEAYKRGCFFDGWDECFRYDTWMQTFADLGVDPFFYCQRPIGLDEVTPWSHMDYGVTHEYLVREYQKALAAQTTQPCNRACHGCGANHLLGGPCFDYSQNLV; this comes from the coding sequence ATGTTTGACCCGAAACTGAAAGAAGCGCTGGGCCGGGTGCAGAAGCCGGGCCGCTATACCGGCGGCGAGCCGGGCAGCGTGTACAAAGACAAAGAGAAGATGGATGTCCGGTTTGCGTTCTGCTTCCCGGATACGTATGAGGTGGGCATGTCCTTCCTCGGTGAGAAGATTTTGTACGAGCTGCTCAACAGCCACGCGAACTGGTGGTGCGAGCGCGCGTTCATGCCCTGGCTGGATATGAAGGCGGAGATGGAGCGGCTGGGCCTGCCCCTTTACACCATGGAGAGCAAGGACCCGCTGACCGCCTTCGATGCCGTGGGCTTTACCCTGCAATATGAGCTTTCCTATACCAACATCCTGGCCATGCTGGATCTGGCGCACATCCCGTTCTATGCCAAAGACCGCGACGAGAGCTGGCCGCTCATCGTGGCGGGCGGCCCCTGCGCCTGCAACTCCGAGCCCATCGCGGATTTCTTTGATGTCATCCAGCTGGGCGAGGGCGAGAACCAGCTGCCCGGCATCTGCGCCGAGATCGAAAAGGCCAAAAAAGAAGGCGGCGTCTCCAAAAAGGAACTGCTCCGCCGCATTGCCAAGATCCCCGGCATCTACATTCCGGCTTTCTACGATGTGGCGTATCAGGAAGACGGCCGTGTGAAGTCCATTACGCCCAACGAGCCGGACATCCCGGCCGTCATCACCAAGGCCATCATCAAGGACCTGAACGAGTTTGCACCCCCGACGAACTTCGTGGTGCCCATGGTGGGTGCCATCCAGGACCGCGCCAGCATTGAGGTGCTGCGCGGCTGTGTGCGCGGCTGCCGCTTCTGTCAGGCGGGCTTTTTGTACCGCCCCATGCGTCAGCGCGACGCGGGTCTGCTGAACCGGGCAGCAAAGGACCTCTGCGCCAACACCGGCTACGAGGAACTGAGCCTGTCCAGCCTGTCCACCTCCGACCACAGCCAGCTCGAAGAGCTGCTGGACGACCTGAACGAGTGGGCACCGCAGGAGCACGTCAGCCTGTCGCTGCCGTCTCTGCGCATGGACAACTTCTCCCAGAGCCTCATCGAAAAGACCACCAAGGTGCGCAAGAGCGGCCTGACCTTTGCGGCCGAGGCCGGAACCCAGCGCCTGCGCGATGTCATCAATAAGAACGTCACATGGGACGAGATCGAAAAGACCTGCTCCATCGCGTTTGCCAACGGCTATTCCTCGGTCAAGCTCTACTTCATGATGGGCCTGCCCACCGAGACGATGGAGGACATCGAGGGCATCGCCGAGACGGCCCAGAAGGTCGTGGACCTCTACTATAATACACCCCATGCCAAGGGCCGCGGGGTGCAGGTGACCATCAGCTGTTCCTGCTTTGTCCCCAAGCCCCACACGCCCTTCCAGTTCGTCCCCATGGATACGGAGGAGATGCTGCGCGAGAAGCAGAAGCATCTGGTGGAGTGTGCTCGTGCCCGCAGCCGGAAGATCCGGGTCAACTACCACGACAGCAAGACCAGCTTCCTGGAAGGCGTATTCGCCAAGGGCGACCGCCGTCTGGCCCCGGTCATCCTGGAAGCCTACAAGCGCGGCTGCTTCTTTGACGGCTGGGACGAGTGCTTCCGGTACGACACCTGGATGCAGACCTTCGCCGACCTCGGCGTGGACCCGTTCTTCTACTGCCAGCGCCCCATCGGCCTGGACGAGGTGACCCCGTGGAGCCACATGGATTACGGCGTCACCCACGAATATCTGGTGCGGGAGTACCAGAAGGCCCTTGCGGCCCAGACCACCCAGCCCTGCAACCGTGCCTGCCACGGCTGCGGTGCCAACCATCTGTTAGGAGGACCCTGCTTTGATTACAGTCAGAATCTCGTTTGA
- a CDS encoding TIGR03936 family radical SAM-associated protein, whose translation MITVRISFEKKNEASYISLLDMQRVMQRVLKRSSLPVWHTLGFNPHIYMTFACPLSLGQESACECVDVKTEAEAPDFEQWKTALNAIMPAGIVVTKVAPVEMKADLIAYACYEVRYPAARKAALEAYNALESVPVEKKSKRKVKTVEMKEFVPSLDLTEEGEQVRFSICLPASQELTLNPALLTAALEETFGVPAAEASILRTHFLTAEKTLFA comes from the coding sequence TTGATTACAGTCAGAATCTCGTTTGAAAAGAAAAATGAGGCCTCCTACATCTCGCTGCTGGACATGCAGCGGGTGATGCAGCGGGTGCTCAAGCGCAGCAGCCTGCCGGTGTGGCATACGCTGGGCTTCAACCCCCATATCTACATGACCTTTGCCTGCCCGTTGTCGCTGGGGCAGGAGAGCGCGTGTGAGTGCGTGGACGTCAAGACCGAGGCCGAAGCCCCGGATTTTGAGCAGTGGAAGACGGCCCTGAATGCCATCATGCCCGCCGGTATCGTGGTCACGAAGGTGGCCCCCGTCGAGATGAAGGCCGACCTCATCGCCTATGCCTGCTACGAGGTCCGTTATCCGGCTGCGCGAAAGGCTGCACTGGAAGCGTACAATGCGCTGGAAAGCGTCCCGGTGGAGAAAAAGAGCAAGCGCAAGGTCAAGACGGTGGAGATGAAGGAGTTTGTGCCTTCGCTGGACCTGACGGAAGAAGGGGAGCAGGTGCGTTTTTCCATCTGCCTGCCCGCTTCGCAGGAGCTCACCCTGAACCCTGCCCTGCTCACGGCGGCGCTGGAAGAGACCTTCGGCGTCCCGGCGGCGGAGGCCAGCATCCTGCGCACCCATTTCCTGACGGCAGAAAAGACGCTGTTCGCCTGA
- the rplS gene encoding 50S ribosomal protein L19 gives MDALKIISEGSIKAEKPQFNVGDTVRVDVRIKDGDRERIQAFEGTVIAKKHGGVAETFTVRRVSYGVGVERVFPINSPFVEKVTVVRKGKVRRAKLFYLRGRTGKAAKVKSDI, from the coding sequence ATGGACGCACTGAAGATTATTTCTGAAGGCAGCATCAAGGCTGAAAAGCCTCAGTTCAACGTTGGCGACACTGTCCGCGTTGATGTTCGTATCAAGGACGGCGATCGTGAGCGTATCCAGGCTTTCGAGGGCACTGTCATCGCAAAGAAGCACGGTGGTGTTGCTGAGACCTTCACCGTTCGCCGCGTTTCTTACGGCGTTGGTGTCGAGCGTGTCTTCCCCATCAACAGCCCCTTCGTTGAGAAGGTCACGGTTGTCCGCAAGGGCAAGGTCCGCCGCGCAAAGCTGTTCTACCTGCGTGGCCGTACTGGCAAGGCTGCCAAGGTCAAGAGCGATATTTGA
- the lepB gene encoding signal peptidase I translates to MEKQTAQQPKTAKGQGAFEWYEALISAALVLVLIFSFFFRIIQVDGESMVPTLQNGEKLIVWGAGYEPQRGDVVIVDSYTPYGKPLVKRVIAKGGDTICIDYETGTVAVNGEVLQEDYIAEPTYLGYDVEFPYTVPEGTVFVMGDNRNNSLDSRSSYVGCIDERDILGKVLLCFLPVSDFGVVK, encoded by the coding sequence ATGGAAAAACAGACGGCACAGCAGCCAAAAACTGCAAAAGGCCAGGGCGCATTTGAATGGTACGAGGCGCTGATCTCGGCGGCTCTGGTGCTGGTGCTCATCTTTTCGTTCTTTTTCCGGATCATTCAGGTGGATGGCGAGTCCATGGTGCCCACCCTGCAAAACGGTGAAAAGCTCATCGTCTGGGGTGCCGGGTACGAGCCTCAGCGCGGAGATGTGGTCATCGTGGACAGCTACACGCCCTATGGCAAACCGCTGGTCAAGCGGGTCATCGCCAAAGGCGGCGACACGATCTGCATCGACTACGAGACCGGCACCGTCGCTGTGAACGGCGAAGTGCTGCAGGAGGATTACATTGCTGAGCCGACCTATCTCGGCTATGATGTGGAGTTCCCGTACACCGTGCCGGAAGGCACCGTTTTCGTCATGGGCGACAACCGCAACAATTCGCTGGACAGCCGCTCGTCCTACGTGGGCTGCATTGATGAACGTGATATTCTGGGCAAGGTGCTGCTCTGCTTTTTGCCCGTTTCGGATTTTGGAGTGGTAAAATGA
- the ylqF gene encoding ribosome biogenesis GTPase YlqF, with amino-acid sequence MNNQDTRFANQYNIQWFPGHMTKTLRMMEQEIQHVDASLVLLDARIPLSSLNPEVERITARKPKLYVLNKADLADPVVTEAWIRYFRAADAGCVAISAKQKGGAKAVQAAIEKELAGLLARRQVRGMGGAKTQVMLCGIPNVGKSTFINTFAGSARAKAADRPGVTKGKQWVSTEKFDLLDMPGVLWKKFDSKTIASNLAFIGSIKDDILDVEELAMNLLDEVRRNYPNLVAQRYKLDAETMALPPYELMEAIGRKRGLLVRGGEVNTERCAIMLVDEFRACKWGRISLECPPQRDDLADFAQEDDE; translated from the coding sequence ATGAACAATCAGGATACCCGGTTCGCAAACCAATATAACATCCAGTGGTTCCCCGGCCATATGACCAAGACGCTGCGGATGATGGAGCAGGAGATCCAGCATGTGGACGCAAGCCTCGTGCTGCTGGATGCCCGCATCCCGCTCTCCAGCCTGAACCCGGAAGTCGAGCGGATCACGGCCCGGAAGCCCAAGCTCTATGTGCTGAACAAGGCCGACCTGGCTGACCCCGTTGTGACAGAGGCGTGGATCCGATACTTCCGTGCCGCCGATGCCGGCTGTGTGGCCATCAGCGCCAAGCAGAAGGGCGGGGCCAAGGCGGTCCAGGCAGCCATCGAAAAAGAACTGGCCGGTCTGCTGGCGCGCCGTCAGGTGCGCGGCATGGGCGGTGCCAAGACGCAGGTGATGCTCTGCGGCATCCCCAATGTGGGCAAATCGACCTTTATCAACACGTTTGCAGGTTCGGCCCGCGCCAAAGCTGCCGACCGCCCCGGCGTGACCAAGGGCAAGCAGTGGGTCAGCACCGAGAAGTTCGACCTGCTGGACATGCCCGGTGTGCTCTGGAAAAAGTTTGATTCCAAGACCATCGCCTCCAATCTGGCCTTCATCGGCTCCATCAAGGACGACATCCTGGATGTGGAGGAGCTGGCGATGAACCTGCTGGACGAGGTGCGCCGCAATTACCCCAACCTCGTGGCCCAGCGCTACAAGCTGGACGCTGAGACGATGGCGCTGCCGCCCTATGAGCTGATGGAAGCCATCGGCCGCAAGCGCGGCCTGCTGGTGCGCGGCGGCGAGGTCAACACCGAGCGCTGTGCCATCATGCTGGTGGACGAGTTCCGCGCCTGCAAGTGGGGCCGGATCTCGCTGGAGTGCCCGCCCCAGCGGGACGACCTTGCGGATTTTGCACAGGAGGACGACGAATGA
- a CDS encoding ribonuclease HII, with protein sequence MKRRSDEEISAPLYAYDTAIRAEYGCFAGVDEAGRGPLCGPVCVAACILDPEHPVYGINDSKKLTEKKREALFDEIIEKALAYKIVFVGPEIIDRDNILNATMGGMRQAVEELDIVPNLVLIDGNRTPAGLTMPAQPVVKGDATSASIGAASVLAKVSRDRYMLELDRQYPQYQLAKHKGYPTKLHYELIAQYGIQPFYRRSFLKKQGYWPEGK encoded by the coding sequence ATGAAACGGCGTTCCGACGAAGAGATCTCCGCACCGCTTTATGCGTATGACACGGCCATCCGGGCAGAATACGGCTGCTTTGCCGGGGTGGACGAAGCCGGGCGCGGCCCGCTCTGCGGCCCCGTCTGCGTGGCTGCCTGCATCCTGGACCCGGAACACCCGGTCTACGGCATCAACGACTCTAAAAAGCTGACCGAGAAAAAGCGGGAAGCCCTGTTTGACGAGATCATCGAAAAAGCGCTGGCTTACAAGATCGTTTTCGTGGGGCCGGAGATCATCGACCGCGACAACATCCTCAACGCCACCATGGGCGGGATGCGGCAGGCCGTGGAAGAATTGGACATCGTGCCGAACCTTGTCCTCATCGACGGCAACCGCACCCCGGCCGGGCTGACCATGCCCGCACAGCCGGTGGTCAAGGGCGACGCGACCAGCGCCAGCATCGGCGCGGCCTCTGTGCTGGCCAAAGTCAGCCGGGACCGCTACATGCTGGAACTGGACCGCCAGTACCCGCAGTACCAGCTGGCCAAACACAAGGGCTACCCGACAAAGCTCCACTATGAGCTGATCGCACAATACGGCATCCAGCCGTTCTACCGCCGCAGCTTCCTCAAAAAACAGGGCTATTGGCCGGAGGGCAAGTGA
- a CDS encoding YraN family protein, with translation MDAAETGRKGEAVAARYYQQRGCLLLAHDYRTRMGEIDLILREPDGTIVLCEVKTRSPDPLASPASAVTPAKQCRLIRAAKQYLQQTGQSDAPARFDVAEVTPLDSGRWMVHIIKGAFTA, from the coding sequence ATGGATGCCGCCGAGACCGGCCGGAAAGGCGAGGCCGTCGCCGCGCGCTATTACCAGCAGCGGGGCTGCCTGCTGCTGGCCCACGATTACCGCACCCGGATGGGGGAGATCGACCTCATCCTGCGGGAGCCGGACGGGACCATCGTGCTGTGTGAGGTCAAGACCCGCAGCCCGGACCCGCTGGCAAGCCCCGCTTCCGCCGTTACACCAGCCAAGCAGTGCAGACTCATCCGCGCCGCAAAGCAGTATCTTCAGCAGACCGGGCAGAGCGATGCACCCGCCCGATTTGACGTTGCCGAGGTGACCCCTCTTGACAGCGGGCGCTGGATGGTACATATTATAAAGGGTGCATTTACCGCGTGA
- the thrC gene encoding threonine synthase yields MQFFSTRDRNRVVNASQAIAQGLSDEGGLFVPQSFPKVDVASICALDYPEMAAVIVGQYLTDYSQQFLAEAAKTTYGEAFDGKAGYLAHVSDEVYSLELWHGPTCAFKDYALQLMPKLLVEAKKNLGRTEKTLILVATSGDTGKAALDGYHDIPGVEIAVFFPTGGTSEIQRLQMATQEGDNVAVYAVHGNFDDAQTGVKRVFGDTAIAAELAKRNIRLSSANSINWGRLVPQIVYYFAAYAQLLKAGQIALGDAVDFCVPTGNFGDILAGYYAKQMGLPVGKLVCASNENNVLTDFLTTGTYTARRAFYKTTSPSMDILVSSNLERLLYHVTGSDTEVASLMKQLNETGSYTVRPETLAAIQESFACGWSSEAQVAEEIRARYERDHYLCDTHTAVAFHVASQHKRDGVPMVVLSTASPFKFPRSVLEALGHAAPANDFEAMQQLEEATGCTAPASLSALRQKAERFHTVIDPEQIAQVALRYQA; encoded by the coding sequence ATGCAGTTTTTCAGTACGAGAGACCGAAACCGTGTGGTAAATGCTTCGCAGGCCATTGCACAGGGCCTGTCGGACGAGGGCGGTCTGTTTGTTCCGCAGAGCTTTCCGAAAGTGGACGTTGCATCGATCTGTGCACTCGATTACCCCGAAATGGCTGCGGTCATCGTGGGCCAGTACCTGACCGATTATTCTCAGCAGTTCCTCGCAGAGGCGGCAAAGACCACCTATGGCGAAGCATTTGACGGCAAGGCGGGCTATCTGGCCCACGTGTCGGACGAGGTCTATTCGCTGGAACTGTGGCACGGCCCGACCTGTGCATTCAAGGACTATGCCCTTCAGCTGATGCCGAAGCTCCTGGTGGAGGCCAAGAAGAATCTGGGCCGCACCGAGAAGACGCTGATCCTGGTGGCGACCAGCGGCGATACCGGCAAGGCCGCGCTGGATGGCTACCACGACATCCCCGGTGTCGAGATCGCCGTGTTCTTCCCTACGGGCGGCACCAGCGAGATCCAGCGCCTGCAGATGGCCACGCAGGAGGGCGATAATGTCGCCGTCTATGCAGTGCACGGCAACTTTGACGACGCCCAGACCGGCGTGAAGCGGGTCTTCGGCGACACGGCCATTGCTGCCGAGCTGGCAAAGCGAAACATCCGCCTGTCCAGCGCCAACTCCATCAACTGGGGCCGTCTGGTCCCGCAGATCGTCTATTATTTTGCCGCCTACGCTCAGCTTCTCAAGGCGGGGCAGATCGCGCTGGGCGACGCAGTGGATTTCTGCGTCCCCACCGGCAACTTCGGCGACATTCTGGCGGGCTATTACGCCAAGCAAATGGGCCTGCCCGTGGGCAAGCTGGTCTGCGCTTCCAACGAAAACAATGTTCTCACCGACTTCCTCACCACCGGCACTTACACGGCCCGGCGCGCGTTTTACAAGACCACTTCGCCCAGCATGGACATCTTGGTCTCGTCGAACCTGGAACGCCTGCTGTACCATGTCACCGGCAGCGACACCGAAGTGGCTTCTCTGATGAAGCAGCTGAACGAGACGGGCAGCTACACCGTCCGCCCCGAAACGCTGGCCGCTATCCAGGAGAGCTTCGCCTGCGGCTGGAGCAGCGAAGCGCAGGTGGCAGAGGAGATCCGCGCCCGCTACGAGCGGGACCATTACCTCTGCGATACCCACACCGCCGTGGCGTTCCATGTGGCGTCTCAGCACAAGCGGGATGGGGTGCCGATGGTGGTGCTCTCTACCGCATCGCCCTTCAAGTTCCCGCGCAGCGTGCTGGAAGCACTGGGCCATGCCGCCCCGGCCAACGATTTCGAGGCCATGCAGCAGCTGGAAGAGGCCACCGGCTGCACCGCTCCGGCCAGCCTGTCGGCACTGCGTCAGAAAGCGGAGCGCTTCCACACCGTCATCGACCCGGAGCAGATCGCACAGGTGGCGCTGCGCTATCAGGCGTGA